The Pseudalkalibacillus hwajinpoensis nucleotide sequence ATGGACTATTAATGTTACTTTCTATGTATCCAGCATATGCGGTTAGTCGCTCTTTTCTTTCAAAAACACTTAGCATGGCATCAGTAGCTCTTATTCAATCAATAGTATTTGTCAATGTGTTAACCATTCAACCGATGAGCGAGGCGGCAGCGGTGGCTATTCTATGGTGGTACTTATGGAGCTTGCAAAAAGCATTTCATCGCGAACATTCATTCATGAGCATCGTTGTCGCTTCTTTTTTGTTTAGTTTACTTTTAGGAGTTCGTTTATCTTATTTACCTTTTGGTGTCGGCCTTCTACTACTATTAATACAGAGAAAAAAGCAGCATAAGTCCATTAAATCTTACAGTTCATTTTTACTCACCCAGGTCGGTATAGCCGTTATCTTTCAATTAATTTGGGTAGGGGGTCTTGCTGCTTCTGAAGGTGGCGTAGCTGCATTTTTACAGCTAGCCTTTGGGTTTTCTGAAGGTCACTTTGAAGAGTGGGGTGGAACGGCGGTTTCAGCCTCAGCCCCACTTTTGGAACGAATATCACATCTGATATTGAATAATATAGTTTGGACAGGTCTTAGCGGTCAAGCGCTAACGATTTTACTACTATATCTAACCTTGTTTACGTTCATAATCTTCCAAGGGGTGAAAAATAGGGGGAGAACTTTACGAGAAATTTCATGGTTTGGCTGGGCATTTGTCGCTATGGCATTTAGCTATTTTCTATGGGCGCTTTTGGCGCAAAACATTGATAAGCCAAGACATATCCTGCCTCTACCTGGGATAATAATACTTGGATTTCTTTGGATAGGATTAAGAAGACAGGGGAATAACTCAACGAAAATAATGCTTGGTTTAACCGTAATGATTAGCATACAAACAATTGTTTCCTATTCAACTATGAAAGAAGCAAACGATCCAGCAGCTGTTTATCAATTGATGGATTATGTAGAGCAAATTAACGAGCCGGTCATTGTGTATACTTGGGAAGAAACTAGGGTAATGTCCTATAACAAGGTGTCATTTGAACACGAACAAATTTATACGTATTCCAACTTTCTATCTGATCTTCAATATTTTGATGAGCATCGCGTATTTTTAACAGGACAGGTTCTCGATGGATTTAAGAAACAGAATATATCGATGGATGGTCAAATCAAAAAGGTCAAAGAATTCCATTCCTCCACATTGTATGATCCTGTCTATCATGACATTGTTTTATATGAGTTCTTAAGATAATAGAAAATTGAGGTAATGTGTTACAATGAGAGGGGAACATAGATACGCCTTGAAAAGGAGTAGTGAGGTGAGGCAGCATGGAACAACATCTTAAAAATAAGCTAGCGATCCTTCCTGACCAGCCCGGGTGTTATTTAATGAAAGATCGCAAGGGAACGATTATTTATGTTGGGAAGGCAAAGGTGCTAAAAAATAGAGTCAGATCTTATTTTAGTGGATCACACGATGGAAAAACGCAGCGGCTTGTAAGTGAAATACGTGATTTTGAGTATATCGTAACCTCCACAAATCTTGAAGCTCTTATTCTTGAACTTAATTTAATCAAAAAACATGACCCGAAATATAATGTGATGCTTAAAGATGATAAAAGCTATCCTTATATAAAAATAACGGCAGAAGAACAGCCCCGCTTAATTACGACACGTAAAATAAAAAAAGATAAAGGTAAGTATTTTGGTCCATATCCGAATGCTTATGCAGCTAGTGCAACAAAGAAGCTTTTGGACCGACTATATCCTTTACGTAAATGTCGTAAAATGCCTGATCGCGTCTGTCTTTATTATCATATAGGCCAGTGTCTTGCTCCATGTGTCAACGACGTGTCTAAAGAGCAAAATAAAGAGATGATTGACGGGATTACGCGTTTTCTAAACGGAGGTCACCAGGAAGTTAAAGAAGACATAGAAAGAAAGATGACCACAGCATCTGAGAACATGGATTTCGAGCGAGCAAAAGAGTTTCGCGATTTAATGTTTCATATTGATAAAGTTATGGAAGTGCAAAAGATCCAATCTAACGATGGTATTGATCGGGATATTTTCGGTTATAGTTTCGACAAAGGATGGATGTGTGTTCAAGTTTTCTTTGTACGACAAGGGAAGTTAATTGAGAGAGAGGTTTCTCTTTTTCCTTTTTATAATGATGCTGAAGAAGATTTCTTAACTTATATCGGTCAGTTCTATCTTCAACAAAATCATCCTAAGCCAAAAGAAGTATTGCTTCCTCAGCAGGTTAATGCTCAGATGGTAGAAGAACTTCTACAAATTCCAGTTCACCAGCCAAAACGAGGCAAGAAAAAAGAGCTTGTGGAGCTTACGATGAAGAACGCGACCATTGCCATTAATGAGAAATTTTCATTAATTGAACGCGACGAGAAAAGAACGATTGATGCTGTTGAAAACTTGGGAGAAAAGCTTAATATAGAAGCTCCGCTCAGAATTGAAGCTTTTGATAACTCGAACATTCAGGGCACGAACCCTGTATCCGCTATGGTTGTTTTTCTTGATGGAAAGCCAAAGAAAAATGAGTATCGCAAGTACAAAATCAAAACAGTGGAAGGACCAAACGATGTAGGTTCTATGAAAGAGGTTGTGAGAAGAAGATATTCAAGAATGCTTAAGGAAAATGGTCCGCTTCCTGACTTAATTATTATTGACGGCGGAATAGCTCAAATACAGGCGTCACAGGATGTGCTCGAGAATGAGCTTGGTCTGGACATACCGGTTTGCTCGCTGACGAAAGATGAGAAACATAAAACGTCTCATCTTCTTATTGGTGATCCTCCTGAGGCTGTTTATCTACCAAGAAATAGTCAGGAATTCTACCTGTTGCAAAGGATTCAAGATGAAGTACACCGATTTGCGATTACGTTTCATCGACAGCTTCGAGGAAAATCGATGCTTAAGTCAAGTCTTGATGATATTCCCGGTATCGGAGAGAAGAGAAGAAAGAAGCTGCTAAATCATTTTGGATCGATCAAAAAAATGAAAGAAGCAAGCGTTGAAGACTTACACAACGCAGGCCTACCAATGAATGTTGCAGAAGAAGTAATCGCTCGATTTGAAAGTCAATCAAATTAATTTGTAAGAACATGTTGCGGCATTCACGTAAGTTCGTTATAATGAGTGAAATTTAATAGTTCCACACTTCGAAAGTTGAAGTGATGGTAGAGGCGCAAAAACCAATAGTAAGCTTACTGAAGAGTGTTAAGACTCAGTGATAGGAGCTGAAAGGGGGATTTGCCGAAGTGGAAAGACGCTTATCCGTCTGAAGCTGGATCTGTATTGAATAAGTGCAGAGCTGTCATCCAATACCTACCCGGGGATTGGATGGAGAACTATCTCACGAAGGGACGTTTTCTTGGATTTGTTATGAAAACAACAGTGAGGTTTTTCTCATTGTTGTTTTTTTATACTTTAATAAACGCTTTACAAGTTTAAAGTATAACAAAAATGAAGGCTATCGCTATTTCAATTTGGTGAGTGGCCGAGTTTTTTAATATCCATTTCGACTCTTAGTTAGTGAGTGTTTGTAACGTGCGATATTTACGCACTATGAGGGATAACGAGCTGCATGAAAGAAAGGATGGAGAGAGTGGGACTACGCGTATTGAAATTCGGAGGTACGTCTGTTGGAGATGTAGAGAAAATCAAAAATGTTTCCAAAAGGCTTATGGAAGCTGTAAATAATGGAGATGAGGTTGTTGCGGTTGTTTCAGCGATGGGCAAAACAACGGATGAGCTTTTAGGATTATCAAAAGGGATAACAGCTACACCGTCTGCAAGAGAGCTTGATATGCTTCTAACGACTGGAGAACAAGTAACAACAGCGCTTCTTTCGATGGCATTAAATGAAGAAGGGTACGATGCCATTTCATTAACAGGCTGGCAAGCAGGAATTAAAACAGAGTCGCTTCACGGCAATGCCAGAATCCTCGATATTGATGCATCACGTATGAATCAACACCTTGCTGAAGGGAAAATTGTGATAGTAGCAGGATTCCAGGGGCTAACTGATACGTCTGACATCGCAACGCTAGGGCGAGGTGGTTCCGATACAACAGCTGTGGCGATTGCAGCAGCTCTTAAAGCGGATCGTTGTGAGATTTATACAGATGTGGATGGTGTGTATACGACAGATCCTCGATATGTGAAAGGTGCAAGAAAGCTTTCTACGATTTCTTATGATGAAATGCTTGAACTTGCTAACCTTGGGGCTGGTGTCTTACATCCTAGAGCGGTTGAGTTTGCAAAAAACTATAACATCTTGCTAGAGGTCCGCTCGAGCTTTACGAATGAACCTGGAACGCTAATTGAGGAGGTCGTATCAATGGAACAAAATTTGGTGGTTAGAGGTCTGGCTTTTGAAAGTAATGTAACGAAAATAACAATTTCAGGTTTGCCGAATGAGATTACAACACTTCCTTCCTTGTTCTCATCTCTTGCGGCAAATGGTATTAATGTAGATGTGATCATTCAAAGTACAGGAGAGAAAAATACAACGAGTATCTCATTTTCAATTGAAACAGCCTCTCTTGAATTAACTCTTGATGTGCTCCGTCGCATTAAAGTGAAACTTCCCTACGAACATATTTATCACGAATCAGAACTTGCTAAGGTATCCATAGTAGGATCAGGTATGATTTCTAACCCTGGTGTTGCGGCACAAATGTTTGAAGTACTTGCTGAACACGGGGTAGAAATGAAGATGGTGAGTACATCAGAAATCAAAGTGTCAACAATCGTTCCAGAAGATAAAATGATTTATGCTATTGAGTCGCTACACGATAAATTTCAACTAGATGAAAGAACCCCTGTTAAACAAATGTAATCAAAAAGGAGACCACGTGTGGTCTCCTTTCTATTCAACCTGATCTTTTGGGTCCCATTTTACTGTGAATTGAATTTCATTCTTTTTATCAGTTTCATAGGCTTCAGCGATGCAACGAAGCATATTTTGATATTGTTCGGCTAGAAAACCTGCTTCTAGTTGATAACAAGCATTTCGACTAGTTTTTCTTCGCTCAGTGATAAGAGCTGACTGAAGATCAAACGTTACTTCATTCTTTTTTTCTTGTGCAATTGATAATTTACCCCATCCAGCACGCTGAAAAAAATCCTCGATCTCTTCTCGAGTGGAGAGCGGGAATTGCCTGGCCATTTCTTTTCCAGTCCAATATAAAACAGCCGGCTGTTCACTTCCAAGAAGTTCAGGAATAAGAACTTCTCTATAAAATTCATATCCAAAAGCAGTTGTTTCTATTTCATGACTATAATCAATCGAGTTTGTGCGCTTCTTAAACATAAATTCCTCCCAGCTTTTCTACAAAATAATTATAACGTTTTATCGACAAATCCTCCATAGCACCATAGATAGAATTTATTTATATAGAAAGCGTATTCAATTGAGATATACGCAGGTGTTGCAAGGGAATTTTGAAAAATCTAAATGTACACGTTTTCTTGACGGTCCTAAATGATGGGAGTACAATGGGTATGTCACAATATAATCGACAGAAAGCGATGATTTCTGTGCATGCAAAGACTTCTTTATTAGAAAAAAATGCACTGGCAGATGGTAGCTTAACAACTTAAAAGGGGGACACACAAAACATGGCCGCAAGTCGAGACTTTGTAAGCCGAAAATTGCATTCGCTTCTAGGAGTAATTCCGCTCGGACTTTATGTTACTCAGCATCTTACTGTTAACTATTTTGCAACAAGAGGGCCCGAGGCGTTTAATGACGCAGCTCATTTTATGGAGAGCCTTCCTTACAGGTATTTGCTTGAAATTTTCGTCATTTTCTTACCGCTCTTATTCCATGCGATTTACGGTGTTTATATCGCATTTCAATCCAAAAACAACGTAAGTCGATATGGTTATTTACGTAACTGGATGTTTTATTTGCAGCGGATTTCTGGCGTTATCGTATTAATATTTGTAACTTGGCACGTCTGGCAAACGAGAATACAAGCTGCGATGGGAGCAGAAGTAAACTTCCAAATGATGGCTGATATCTTGTCTAATCCAGGAATGATGATCTTTTACATCGTTGGTGTACTTGGTACTGTCTTCCACTTCGCAAATGGCTTATGGTCATTCTTTGTAAGCTGGGGCTTCACAGTAACACCAAAATCACAGCGTACGATGACATACGTAACAATGGTCATTTTCGTTGCACTTTCAGTTGTTGGCATGCGCGCATTATTTGCATTCGTTTAAGAAAGTGAACTGTCTTCACCACGTCTGATACATAACTTTCAGACAGAGCCAGCATTTAAGGGGGAACTGTTCTTATGAGTAAAGGTAAATTAGTGATAGTTGGAGGCGGCCTTGCAGGTTTGATGGCTACCATCAAAGCTGCGGAAGCTGGAATGCAAGTAGATCTTCTTTCCATCGTTCCAGTAAAACGTTCTCACTCTGTATGTGCGCAGGGGGGAATTAACGGGGCTGTTAATACAAAAGGAGAAGGAGATTCTCCTTGGGAGCACTTTGATGATACAGTTTATGGAGGAGATTTCCTTGCAAATCAACCTCCAGTAAAAGCAATGTGTGATGCAGCGCCTGGTATCATTCACTTAATGGATCGTATGGGCGTAATGTTTAACAGAACACCAGAAGGTCTACTAGATTTCAGACGCTTTGGTGGAACACAACATCACCGCACTGCTTTTGCCGGTGCAACAACCGGGCAACAGCTACTATATGCGCTTGATGAGCAAGTTCGTCGCCATGAAGTAGCAGGCCTCGTTACAAAATATGAAGGATGGGAATTTCTCTCCGCTATTTTAGATGATGAAGGTGTATGCCGAGGAGTTGTTGGTGAAAACTTAACAACTTCTGAAATAAGAAGTTTTGAAGCAGATGCGGTTATTATGGCGACTGGTGGACCTGGTATTATCTTCGGTAAGAGTACAAACTCTGTTATTAATACAGGTTCTGCTGCTGGTGCGCTTTATCAGCAAGGGGCTATTTATTCCAATGGGGAATTTATTCAAATTCATCCAACGGCAATCCCTGGTGATGACAAGCTTCGTCTTATGAGTGAATCTGCACGTGGCGAAGGTGGCCGCGTTTGGACGTATAAAGACGGTAAACCATGGTATTTCCTTGAGGAAAAATACCCAGCATATGGAAATCTTGTACCGCGTGATATTGCTACGAGAGAAATTTTTGATGTGTGTGTAAGTC carries:
- a CDS encoding aspartate kinase encodes the protein MGLRVLKFGGTSVGDVEKIKNVSKRLMEAVNNGDEVVAVVSAMGKTTDELLGLSKGITATPSARELDMLLTTGEQVTTALLSMALNEEGYDAISLTGWQAGIKTESLHGNARILDIDASRMNQHLAEGKIVIVAGFQGLTDTSDIATLGRGGSDTTAVAIAAALKADRCEIYTDVDGVYTTDPRYVKGARKLSTISYDEMLELANLGAGVLHPRAVEFAKNYNILLEVRSSFTNEPGTLIEEVVSMEQNLVVRGLAFESNVTKITISGLPNEITTLPSLFSSLAANGINVDVIIQSTGEKNTTSISFSIETASLELTLDVLRRIKVKLPYEHIYHESELAKVSIVGSGMISNPGVAAQMFEVLAEHGVEMKMVSTSEIKVSTIVPEDKMIYAIESLHDKFQLDERTPVKQM
- a CDS encoding YslB family protein yields the protein MFKKRTNSIDYSHEIETTAFGYEFYREVLIPELLGSEQPAVLYWTGKEMARQFPLSTREEIEDFFQRAGWGKLSIAQEKKNEVTFDLQSALITERRKTSRNACYQLEAGFLAEQYQNMLRCIAEAYETDKKNEIQFTVKWDPKDQVE
- a CDS encoding succinate dehydrogenase cytochrome b558 subunit, coding for MAASRDFVSRKLHSLLGVIPLGLYVTQHLTVNYFATRGPEAFNDAAHFMESLPYRYLLEIFVIFLPLLFHAIYGVYIAFQSKNNVSRYGYLRNWMFYLQRISGVIVLIFVTWHVWQTRIQAAMGAEVNFQMMADILSNPGMMIFYIVGVLGTVFHFANGLWSFFVSWGFTVTPKSQRTMTYVTMVIFVALSVVGMRALFAFV
- the uvrC gene encoding excinuclease ABC subunit UvrC, which codes for MEQHLKNKLAILPDQPGCYLMKDRKGTIIYVGKAKVLKNRVRSYFSGSHDGKTQRLVSEIRDFEYIVTSTNLEALILELNLIKKHDPKYNVMLKDDKSYPYIKITAEEQPRLITTRKIKKDKGKYFGPYPNAYAASATKKLLDRLYPLRKCRKMPDRVCLYYHIGQCLAPCVNDVSKEQNKEMIDGITRFLNGGHQEVKEDIERKMTTASENMDFERAKEFRDLMFHIDKVMEVQKIQSNDGIDRDIFGYSFDKGWMCVQVFFVRQGKLIEREVSLFPFYNDAEEDFLTYIGQFYLQQNHPKPKEVLLPQQVNAQMVEELLQIPVHQPKRGKKKELVELTMKNATIAINEKFSLIERDEKRTIDAVENLGEKLNIEAPLRIEAFDNSNIQGTNPVSAMVVFLDGKPKKNEYRKYKIKTVEGPNDVGSMKEVVRRRYSRMLKENGPLPDLIIIDGGIAQIQASQDVLENELGLDIPVCSLTKDEKHKTSHLLIGDPPEAVYLPRNSQEFYLLQRIQDEVHRFAITFHRQLRGKSMLKSSLDDIPGIGEKRRKKLLNHFGSIKKMKEASVEDLHNAGLPMNVAEEVIARFESQSN
- a CDS encoding glycosyltransferase family 39 protein is translated as MDRSGRYLIRARSIKILIWLISMSSILLIAWWRFAYATELPRSWDQVDFSLALNRFDLFAMQPHFPGYPYFILGGMLLNEWIGNPVEALTLWNGLLMLLSMYPAYAVSRSFLSKTLSMASVALIQSIVFVNVLTIQPMSEAAAVAILWWYLWSLQKAFHREHSFMSIVVASFLFSLLLGVRLSYLPFGVGLLLLLIQRKKQHKSIKSYSSFLLTQVGIAVIFQLIWVGGLAASEGGVAAFLQLAFGFSEGHFEEWGGTAVSASAPLLERISHLILNNIVWTGLSGQALTILLLYLTLFTFIIFQGVKNRGRTLREISWFGWAFVAMAFSYFLWALLAQNIDKPRHILPLPGIIILGFLWIGLRRQGNNSTKIMLGLTVMISIQTIVSYSTMKEANDPAAVYQLMDYVEQINEPVIVYTWEETRVMSYNKVSFEHEQIYTYSNFLSDLQYFDEHRVFLTGQVLDGFKKQNISMDGQIKKVKEFHSSTLYDPVYHDIVLYEFLR
- the sdhA gene encoding succinate dehydrogenase flavoprotein subunit, with the protein product MSKGKLVIVGGGLAGLMATIKAAEAGMQVDLLSIVPVKRSHSVCAQGGINGAVNTKGEGDSPWEHFDDTVYGGDFLANQPPVKAMCDAAPGIIHLMDRMGVMFNRTPEGLLDFRRFGGTQHHRTAFAGATTGQQLLYALDEQVRRHEVAGLVTKYEGWEFLSAILDDEGVCRGVVGENLTTSEIRSFEADAVIMATGGPGIIFGKSTNSVINTGSAAGALYQQGAIYSNGEFIQIHPTAIPGDDKLRLMSESARGEGGRVWTYKDGKPWYFLEEKYPAYGNLVPRDIATREIFDVCVSQKLGINGENMVYLDLSHKDSKELDVKLGGIIEIYEKFMGDDPRKVPMKIFPAVHYSMGGLWVDFNQQTNIPGLFAAGECDYSQHGGNRLGANSLLSSIYGGMVAGPNAVDYINGLEATVEDLSSSLFEKHQQEEQAKQDAIMKMNGTENAYQIHKELGEWMTANVTVVRNNDKLKETDEKIQELMERYENININDTSKWSNQGASFTRQLSNMLQLARVITIGALNRNESRGAHYKPEFPERNDEEFLKTTMAKYDAVNNKPEFYYEEVDTSLIPPRKRDYSKKKAGDK